A portion of the Homo sapiens chromosome 16, GRCh38.p14 Primary Assembly genome contains these proteins:
- the SRL gene encoding sarcalumenin isoform 2 (isoform 2 is encoded by transcript variant 2) yields the protein MLNEDKPSDDYSAVLQRLRKIYHSSIKPLEQSYKYNELRQHEITDGEITSKPMVLFLGPWSVGKSTMINYLLGLENTRYQLYTGAEPTTSEFTVLMHGPKLKTIEGIVMAADSARSFSPLEKFGQNFLEKLIGIEVPHKLLERVTFVDTPGIIENRKQQERGYPFNDVCQWFIDRADLIFVVFDPTKLDVGLELEMLFRQLKGRESQIRIILNKADNLATQMLMRVYGALFWSLAPLINVTEPPRVYVSSFWPQEYKPDTHQELFLQEEISLLEDLNQVIENRLENKIAFIRQHAIRVRIHALLVDRYLQTYKDKMTFFSDGELVFKDIVEDPDKFYIFKTILAKTNVSKFDLPNREAYKDFFGINPISSFKLLSQQCSYMGGCFLEKIERAITQELPGLLGSLGLGKNPGALNCDKTGCSETPKNRYRKH from the exons ATGCTGAATGAGGACAAGCCATCCGATGACTACTCTG CGGTGCTGCAGCGGCTTCGGAAGATCTACCACTCATCCATCAAGCCTCTGGAGCAGTCCTACAAGTACAATGAGCTCCGGCAGCATGAGATCACAG ATGGAGAGATTACCTCCAAGCCCATGGTACTGTTCCTGGGACCGTGGAGTGTTGGTAAATCTACCATGATAAACTACCTCCTTGGGCTGGAAAATACTCGCTATCAGCTCTATACAG GCGCTGAACCCACCACCTCTGAGTTCACGGTCCTCATGCATGGGCCTAAGCTGAAAACCATCGAGGGCATCGTCATGGCTGCTGACAGCGCCCGTTCCTTCTCACCCCTTGAGAAGTTTGGCCAGAATTTCCTAGAGAAGCTGATTGGCATTGAGGTTCCCCACAAACTTCTGGAGAGGGTCACTTTTGTGGATACACCAGGCATCATCGAGAACCGCAAGCAGCAAGAAAGAG GCTACCCCTTCAACGACGTGTGCCAGTGGTTCATCGACAGAGCTGACCTCATCTTTGTCGTCTTTGACCCAACAAAGCTGGATGTGGGTCTAGAGCTGGAGATGCTCTTCCGCCAGTTGAAGGGGCGTGAATCCCAGATAAGGATCATCCTGAACAAGGCTGACAATCTGGCCACCCAAATGCTCATGCGGGTTTACGGGGCCCTCTTCTGGAGCTTGGCCCCTCTCATCAATGTCACAGAGCCCCCAAGGGTTTACGTCAGCTCCTTCTGGCCACAAGAGTATAAGCCGGACACCCATCAGGAACTGTTCCTCCAAGAAGAGATCTCCCTCCTAGAAGACCTGAATCAGGTGATCGAGAACAGACTGGAGAACAAGATTGCCTTCATCCGCCAGCACGCCATCCGGGTCCGCATCCACGCCCTCCTGGTTGACCGCTACCTGCAGACTTACAAGGACAAAATGACCTTCTTCAGTGATGGAGAACTGGTCTTTAAGGACATTGTGGAAGATCCCGATAAATTCTACAtcttcaagaccatcctggcaaagaCCAATGTCAGCAAATTTGACCTTCCCAACCGCGAGGCCTATAAGGACTTCTTCGGCATCAATCCCATTTCCAGTTTCAAACTGCTCTCCCAGCAGTGCTCCTACATGGGAGGTTGCTTTCTGGAGAAGATTGAGCGGGCCATCACTCAGGAGCTTCCGGGCCTCCTGGGTAGCCTCGGGCTCGGGAAGAATCCAGGTGCTCTCAACTGTGACAAAACAGGGTGTAGCGAAACACCAAAAAATCGCTACAGGAAGCACTAG
- the SRL gene encoding sarcalumenin isoform 3 precursor (isoform 3 precursor is encoded by transcript variant 4), producing the protein MRALVLLGCLLASLLFSGQAELQVSASGGTEDVGNLLENHFSAGDASLEEKERALYADTAPQDKKLLLHYPDGREAESPKKTPASAASAGPDPEASLSNASATESPPPGERDDRDAAGPGEEKNGPPVASALPPGGAKGPVEEEWPEPSSGEGQGEEETGFGLPTEGTASGEAGGQAGGHELPEEVQEVQGDSLVQGAVAGTAEPKAEGASPHSEGDGVGPLNAEAEGSPGPGEEPAVPEGAPDVAAVGGESEPDIDTQASEGTEDQGEPGPAAEASAEPGGAQSVKAGDTEENQSPEMTEEDADEASSEEESGDGSGSEEEGGVPSEEESEEDSGDGASSEEAEGASEEATEPQEAGEPQEAREPQEGGDLQEAEESQEGGDPQEAEEPQEGGAPQEGGEPQEEETEDANEEAPLRDRSHIEKTLMLNEDKPSDDYSAVLQRLRKIYHSSIKPLEQSYKYNELRQHEITDGEITSKPMVLFLGPWSVGKSTMINYLLGLENTRYQLYTGAEPTTSEFTVLMHGPKLKTIEGIVMAADSARSFSPLEKFGQNFLEKLIGIEVPHKLLERVTFVDTPGIIENRKQQERGYPFNDVCQWFIDRADLIFVVFDPTKLDVGLELEMLFRQLKGRESQIRIILNKADNLATQMLMRVYGALFWSLAPLINVTEPPRVYVSSFWPQEYKPDTHQELFLQEEISLLEDLNQVIENRLENKIAFIRQHAIRVRIHALLVDRYLQTYKDKMTFFSDGELVFKDIVEDPDKFYIFKTILAKTNVSKFDLPNREAYKDFFGINPISSFKLLSQQCSYMGGCFLEKIERAITQELPGLLGSLGLGKNPGALNCDKTGCSETPKNRYRKH; encoded by the exons AACTGCAAGTCTCCGCGTCGGGTGGCACAGAAGATGTTGGCAATTTGTTGGAGAATCATTTCTCTGCTGGAGACGCAAGtctagaggagaaagaaagggcgCTTTATGCAGACACAGCCCCTCAAGACAAGAAACTGCTCCTTCACTACCCAGATGGCAGGGAGGCCGAGAGCCCCAAGAAGACCCCCGCGTCTGCCGCCAGCGCGGGCCCCGATCCTGAAGCCAGCCTCTCCAATGCCTCAGCCACAGAGTCACCTCCACCTGGGGAAAGGGACGACAGGGACGCTGCGGGGCCTGGGGAGGAAAAGAATGGCCCACCAGTGGCAAGCGCCCTCCCTCCAGGAGGGGCCAAGGGGCCTGTGGAAGAGGAGTGGCCGGAGCCCAGTTCTGGAGAGGGACAAGGAGAGGAGGAGACTGGGTTTGGGCTCCCCACGGAGGGAACTGCCAGtggagaggcaggaggacaggCTGGGGGCCATGAACTCCCCGAGGAAGTCCAGGAGGTCCAAGGGGACAGCCTGGTGCAGGGAGCAGTAGCAGGGACAGCAGAGCCAAAGGCAGAGGGGGCCTCTCCTCACTCAGAGGGTGATGGGGTCGGCCCACTGAACGCAGAGGCCGAGGGCAGCCCTGGGCCTGGCGAGGAGCCTGCAGTGCCAGAGGGAGCCCCTGACGTCGCGGCTGTTGGGGGAGAGTCGGAGCCAGATATTGACACACAAGCCAGTGAGGGCACCGAGGACCAGGGGGAGCCCGGCCCAGCTGCAGAGGCCAGTGCAGAGCCTGGGGGCGCCCAAAGCGTTAAGGCAGGGGACACTGAGGAGAACCAGTCCCCAGAGATGACTGAGGAGGACGCAGATGAAGCCTCCTCTGAAGAGGAAAGTGGTGATGGAAGTGGAAGCGAGGAAGAAGGAGGAGTTCCCTCCGAAGAGGAGTCCGAAGAGGACAGCGGCGATGGGGCTAGCTCAGAAGAAGCAGAGGGCGCCTCCGAGGAGGCCACGGAgccccaggaggctggggagcCCCAGGAAGCCAGGGAGCCCCAGGAAGGCGGGGATCTGCAGGAAGCCGAGGAGTCCCAGGAAGGCGGGGATCCCCAGGAAGCCGAGGAGCCCCAGGAAGGTGGAGCGCCACAGGAAGGCGGGGAGCCCCAGGAAG AAGAGACGGAGGATGCAAATGAAGAAGCCCCATTGAGGGACCGCTCCCACATCGAGAAGACCCTCATGCTGAATGAGGACAAGCCATCCGATGACTACTCTG CGGTGCTGCAGCGGCTTCGGAAGATCTACCACTCATCCATCAAGCCTCTGGAGCAGTCCTACAAGTACAATGAGCTCCGGCAGCATGAGATCACAG ATGGAGAGATTACCTCCAAGCCCATGGTACTGTTCCTGGGACCGTGGAGTGTTGGTAAATCTACCATGATAAACTACCTCCTTGGGCTGGAAAATACTCGCTATCAGCTCTATACAG GCGCTGAACCCACCACCTCTGAGTTCACGGTCCTCATGCATGGGCCTAAGCTGAAAACCATCGAGGGCATCGTCATGGCTGCTGACAGCGCCCGTTCCTTCTCACCCCTTGAGAAGTTTGGCCAGAATTTCCTAGAGAAGCTGATTGGCATTGAGGTTCCCCACAAACTTCTGGAGAGGGTCACTTTTGTGGATACACCAGGCATCATCGAGAACCGCAAGCAGCAAGAAAGAG GCTACCCCTTCAACGACGTGTGCCAGTGGTTCATCGACAGAGCTGACCTCATCTTTGTCGTCTTTGACCCAACAAAGCTGGATGTGGGTCTAGAGCTGGAGATGCTCTTCCGCCAGTTGAAGGGGCGTGAATCCCAGATAAGGATCATCCTGAACAAGGCTGACAATCTGGCCACCCAAATGCTCATGCGGGTTTACGGGGCCCTCTTCTGGAGCTTGGCCCCTCTCATCAATGTCACAGAGCCCCCAAGGGTTTACGTCAGCTCCTTCTGGCCACAAGAGTATAAGCCGGACACCCATCAGGAACTGTTCCTCCAAGAAGAGATCTCCCTCCTAGAAGACCTGAATCAGGTGATCGAGAACAGACTGGAGAACAAGATTGCCTTCATCCGCCAGCACGCCATCCGGGTCCGCATCCACGCCCTCCTGGTTGACCGCTACCTGCAGACTTACAAGGACAAAATGACCTTCTTCAGTGATGGAGAACTGGTCTTTAAGGACATTGTGGAAGATCCCGATAAATTCTACAtcttcaagaccatcctggcaaagaCCAATGTCAGCAAATTTGACCTTCCCAACCGCGAGGCCTATAAGGACTTCTTCGGCATCAATCCCATTTCCAGTTTCAAACTGCTCTCCCAGCAGTGCTCCTACATGGGAGGTTGCTTTCTGGAGAAGATTGAGCGGGCCATCACTCAGGAGCTTCCGGGCCTCCTGGGTAGCCTCGGGCTCGGGAAGAATCCAGGTGCTCTCAACTGTGACAAAACAGGGTGTAGCGAAACACCAAAAAATCGCTACAGGAAGCACTAG
- the SRL gene encoding sarcalumenin isoform 1 precursor (isoform 1 precursor is encoded by transcript variant 1), whose product MRALVLLGCLLASLLFSGQAEETEDANEEAPLRDRSHIEKTLMLNEDKPSDDYSAVLQRLRKIYHSSIKPLEQSYKYNELRQHEITDGEITSKPMVLFLGPWSVGKSTMINYLLGLENTRYQLYTGAEPTTSEFTVLMHGPKLKTIEGIVMAADSARSFSPLEKFGQNFLEKLIGIEVPHKLLERVTFVDTPGIIENRKQQERGYPFNDVCQWFIDRADLIFVVFDPTKLDVGLELEMLFRQLKGRESQIRIILNKADNLATQMLMRVYGALFWSLAPLINVTEPPRVYVSSFWPQEYKPDTHQELFLQEEISLLEDLNQVIENRLENKIAFIRQHAIRVRIHALLVDRYLQTYKDKMTFFSDGELVFKDIVEDPDKFYIFKTILAKTNVSKFDLPNREAYKDFFGINPISSFKLLSQQCSYMGGCFLEKIERAITQELPGLLGSLGLGKNPGALNCDKTGCSETPKNRYRKH is encoded by the exons AAGAGACGGAGGATGCAAATGAAGAAGCCCCATTGAGGGACCGCTCCCACATCGAGAAGACCCTCATGCTGAATGAGGACAAGCCATCCGATGACTACTCTG CGGTGCTGCAGCGGCTTCGGAAGATCTACCACTCATCCATCAAGCCTCTGGAGCAGTCCTACAAGTACAATGAGCTCCGGCAGCATGAGATCACAG ATGGAGAGATTACCTCCAAGCCCATGGTACTGTTCCTGGGACCGTGGAGTGTTGGTAAATCTACCATGATAAACTACCTCCTTGGGCTGGAAAATACTCGCTATCAGCTCTATACAG GCGCTGAACCCACCACCTCTGAGTTCACGGTCCTCATGCATGGGCCTAAGCTGAAAACCATCGAGGGCATCGTCATGGCTGCTGACAGCGCCCGTTCCTTCTCACCCCTTGAGAAGTTTGGCCAGAATTTCCTAGAGAAGCTGATTGGCATTGAGGTTCCCCACAAACTTCTGGAGAGGGTCACTTTTGTGGATACACCAGGCATCATCGAGAACCGCAAGCAGCAAGAAAGAG GCTACCCCTTCAACGACGTGTGCCAGTGGTTCATCGACAGAGCTGACCTCATCTTTGTCGTCTTTGACCCAACAAAGCTGGATGTGGGTCTAGAGCTGGAGATGCTCTTCCGCCAGTTGAAGGGGCGTGAATCCCAGATAAGGATCATCCTGAACAAGGCTGACAATCTGGCCACCCAAATGCTCATGCGGGTTTACGGGGCCCTCTTCTGGAGCTTGGCCCCTCTCATCAATGTCACAGAGCCCCCAAGGGTTTACGTCAGCTCCTTCTGGCCACAAGAGTATAAGCCGGACACCCATCAGGAACTGTTCCTCCAAGAAGAGATCTCCCTCCTAGAAGACCTGAATCAGGTGATCGAGAACAGACTGGAGAACAAGATTGCCTTCATCCGCCAGCACGCCATCCGGGTCCGCATCCACGCCCTCCTGGTTGACCGCTACCTGCAGACTTACAAGGACAAAATGACCTTCTTCAGTGATGGAGAACTGGTCTTTAAGGACATTGTGGAAGATCCCGATAAATTCTACAtcttcaagaccatcctggcaaagaCCAATGTCAGCAAATTTGACCTTCCCAACCGCGAGGCCTATAAGGACTTCTTCGGCATCAATCCCATTTCCAGTTTCAAACTGCTCTCCCAGCAGTGCTCCTACATGGGAGGTTGCTTTCTGGAGAAGATTGAGCGGGCCATCACTCAGGAGCTTCCGGGCCTCCTGGGTAGCCTCGGGCTCGGGAAGAATCCAGGTGCTCTCAACTGTGACAAAACAGGGTGTAGCGAAACACCAAAAAATCGCTACAGGAAGCACTAG